In Oryza brachyantha chromosome 2, ObraRS2, whole genome shotgun sequence, a single window of DNA contains:
- the LOC102705227 gene encoding homeobox-leucine zipper protein HOX7-like isoform X1 translates to MTPLCLLDMELELSLGDSPAPVKATTVVPTPVPPPTCMSEGEGLELVLGVRASSRDEQDSQATCTQSSEEAMEGSVEDEARTHGEAPLESLSLPLFVFFAEPLTGSENSELCTRGLDVNTRPADGGAAEVRPSSSPPSMLEASTRQQAADQLEAADEESGGGGARKKLRLSKEQSSFLEDSFREHSTLTLKQKSDLANRLNLRPRQVEVWFQNRRARTKLKQMEVDCEQLKRYCERLTQENRRLQREVAELRVLRTTPSTYPPLYGGLHHLPAAAAAAGFLRPCSSCESPKVVSAAAAAAAGYSPHVVVAGGGSGGGTAPGAADNAAVWSPAAGSPAASAALFARRPHFGPFAAVIPPVLRRQPSATS, encoded by the exons ATGACCCCCCTCTGTCTCCTTGACATGGAACTTGAGCTTAGTCTAGGGGACTCTCCAGCTCCAGTGAAGGCCACTACTGTCGTGCCTACACCGGTGCCTCCACCTACATGCATGAGCGAAGGAGAAGGCTTGGAGCTTGTGCTTGGAGTGAGAGCTTCTAGCAGAGATGAACAGGACAGCCAGGCGACATGCACACAATCATCAGAAGAAGCCATGGAGGGATCAGTGGAAGATGAAGCTCGCACTCATGGCGAGGCTCCTCTTGAGAGCTTGAGCCTCCCTCTGTTTGTATTCTTTGCAGAGCCTCTGACCG GCAGCGAGAATTCAGAGCTGTGCACACGTGGTCTTGATGTGAACACTCGGCCAGCAGATGGAGGCGCAGCGGAAGTGAGGCCTTcttcgtcaccaccttctATGCTGGAGGCATCCACGAGACAGCAGGCAGCTGATCAGCTGGAAGCTGCAGACGAGGAGAGCGGTGGTGGCGGGGCGAGGAAGAAGCTGAGGCTGTCCAAGGAACAGTCCTCGTTTTTAGAGGATAGTTTCAGAGAACACAGCACCCTAACTCTG AAACAAAAGAGTGATCTAGCTAATCGGCTCAACCTTCGGCCACGCCAAGTGGAGGTCTGGTTCCAAAACAGAAGAGCCAG GACGAAGCTGAAGCAGATGGAGGTGGACTGCGAGCAGCTGAAGCGTTACTGCGAGAGGCTGACGCAGGAGAACCGGCGGCTGCagagggaggtggcggagcTGCGTGTTCTCCGCACCACGCCGTCGACGTACCCGCCGCTCTACGGCGGCCTCCATCACCtacctgccgccgccgccgccgccgggttcCTCCGGCCGTGCTCCTCGTGTGAAAGTCCTAAGGTCGtttctgctgctgcagcagcagccgccggtTACTCCCcacacgtcgtcgtcgccggcggcggcagcggcggcggcaccgctCCCGGCGCTGCCGACAACGCCGCCGTGTGGTCTCCGGCTGCTGGCTCTCCGGCGGCATCCGCCGCCTTGTTCGCCAGGCGGCCTCACTTTGGCCCCTTCGCGGCCGTCATTCCGCCGGTGCTGCGCCGCCAGCCATCAGCGACGTCGTGA
- the LOC102700211 gene encoding uncharacterized protein LOC102700211, which yields MARSPRSRNLPARRHRLSSSSCELPAFCWKTKGTGEQNDMALVSEKKEWKGATCPVCLEHPHDAVLLLCTSHHKGCRPYMCGTNYQHSNCLEHFKEAYAKEKLAHGVLTESSPGLPLSSNAQPASKQPCAMELACPLCRGDVKGWTVVEPARQYLNRKKRACMHDGCSYIGSYKELCKHVNSKHPSAKPREVDPAHADEWKKFECERERQDAISTVRAMTPGAVIMGDYVVEFNGGSNNNLLSDGDDLEERLNFFTSLDRTLNERLDFYESSDGSLDESIDFLASLFGHGRRIATSDSYNRAYRRYRERPRRNITASSVATPDIQHDPANARRGRVGSIRAIGRTSRRHHPMLSHARSTHGS from the coding sequence ATGGCTAGATCTCCGAGGAGCCGGAATCTCCCAGCTCGTCGACATAGATTATCTTCATCTTCTTGTGAGTTACCTGCCTTCTGCTGGAAGACGAAAGGAACAGGTGAGCAAAATGATATGGCATTGGTCTCTGAGAAAAAGGAATGGAAAGGAGCTACTTGCCCAGTTTGCCTGGAGCATCCACATGATgctgtcctcctcctctgtaCTTCTCACCACAAGGGATGCCGGCCATATATGTGCGGTACCAACTACCAGCATTCTAACTGCCTTGAGCACTTCAAAGAAGCTTACGCAAAGGAGAAGTTGGCCCACGGTGTATTAACTGAGTCTTCACCAGGCCTTCCATTATCTTCAAATGCTCAGCCAGCCAGCAAGCAACCATGTGCAATGGAACTTGCATGCCCTCTTTGTCGTGGGGATGTTAAAGGATGGACTGTGGTTGAACCAGCTCGCCAGTATCTCAACCGCAAGAAAAGAGCCTGTATGCATGATGGCTGCTCATACATTGGTTCATACAAAGAACTTTGCAAGCATGTGAACTCCAAGCACCCTTCAGCTAAACCTCGTGAAGTTGATCCTGCACATGCAGATGAGTGGAAAAAGTTTGAGTGTGAAAGAGAAAGGCAGGATGCCATTAGCACTGTCAGAGCTATGACCCCAGGGGCTGTCATTATGGGAGATTATGTGGTTGAGTTCAATGGTGGCAGCAACAACAATTTACTTTCTGATGGAGATGATTTGGAGGAGAGGCTCAACTTCTTCACATCCTTAGATCGCACTCTGAATGAGAGACTTGACTTCTATGAGTCATCAGATGGTAGTTTGGATGAGAGCATCGACTTCTTGGCATCCTTGTTTGGCCATGGCAGGAGAATCGCTACTAGTGATTCATACAACAGGGCTTACAGAAGGTACAGGGAGAGGCCTAGGCGTAATATCACAGCGAGCTCAGTCGCTACCCCTGATATCCAGCATGATCCAGCTAACGCTCGAAGAGGACGTGTTGGTAGTATTCGAGCCATTGGGAGAACTTCACGACGACACCATCCCATGCTGAGTCATGCAAGGTCAACACATGGCAGCTAA
- the LOC102700496 gene encoding uncharacterized protein LOC102700496, producing MEQDLPALKPQWLMQGQVTTTGATNLWTVASTRPGPDNQGRGGSSKNHSSGHSRDQNSRASSSRVSGSNGPRKHDRDGMGKSRGYASFGRNREREREKDFDSRDRESRSVTTERDGFASFSTCRPERDRLNRSRPKTDTWNKGVVSPKNCNTSRSNTGGVSFEREFPQLSFEDKNGRQDISRVPSPSITSPIQRIPPVAAPDRWNSVLADVPVSSEPKKNFVVSSVSRPAPSKQPEAAPSSGTSLSMAETVMQLPLRISVGPQVSTEAQKIEEITLRQNTLRPMTSPAIKSSITSSSKTKGARNGDSSGPSKATHQSLIPSTNGSARAPVKTDLSKLSQPGSFKILTREQKCATNTAKDCPDNPMSPPPAPIASVEPLKKPCVSQKLKVAPHDIPLSPLQGAYVDKKLNPRDKHKFFESLRTKSSNGANSTVESGCPLLSSVADVKCVGNGKCSCEESNSSDGSQRHLSDNENNSSLEHTADGVSHNLLLERSNSSCEPADRGAEFRVFLSNNTEGSSSSAAADSDDGYKRSHSGSEEASSSSEATELGDDEHPAEDSLPADFVAFMISLGWEKDKVVEPLGLEEIAVTVRANEELEQKLLSMEDNANIKIVLLYIYSGRGLDNELQKPNAGTKTKA from the exons ATGGAGCAGGACTTACCGGCGCTCAAGCCGCAATGGCTGATGCAGGGCCAGGTCACGACCACAGGAGCCACGAACCTCTGGACCGTAGCTTCAACCCGCCCAGGCCCAG ATAATCAAGGTAGGGGTGGTTCATCAAAAAATCATTCATCTGGGCACAGCCGTGACCAGAATTCCAGGGCATCTTCATCACGGGTTTCAGGCTCAAATGGACCCCGTAAGCATGACCGGGATGGCATGGGGAAGTCAAGGGGCTATGCAAGTTTTGGGAGGAATAGGGAAAGAGAGCGGGAGAAGGATTTTGATTCCCGTGATAGGGAGAGTAGGTCTGTTACAACAGAACGTGATGGTTTTGCTTCATTTAGCACATGTAGACCTGAAAGGGATAGATTGAATCGTTCCCGCCCAAAGACAGATACATGGAATAAAGGAGTAGTTAGTCCAAAAAATTGTAATACCTCTAGAAGCAATACTGGTGGCGTCTCCTTTGAGCGAGAATTCCCACAACTTAGTTTTGAAGACAAGAATGGGAGGCAAGATATAAGTAGAGTACCATCTCCGAGTATCACCTCTCCAATTCAGAGAATACCTCCGGTTGCTGCACCTGATCGCTGGAATTCAGTGCTAGCGGATGTTCCTGTTTCAAGCGAGCCAAAGAAAAACTTTGTTGTATCTTCTGTATCACGCCCGGCTCCTAGTAAACAGCCTGAGGCAGCACCAAGCAGTGGGACTTCATTGAGCATGGCAGAGACTGTGATGCAACTTCCTCTGAGAATTTCAGTTGGACCTCAG GTATCGACTGAAGCCCAGAAAATTGAAGAAATCACTTTAAGACAGAACACTCTAAGACCTATGACATCTCCAGCAATCAAATCTTCA ATAACAAGTTcttcaaaaacaaaaggtgCGAGAAATGGAGATTCTTCTGGTCCTAGCAAGGCTACACACCAATCATTAATACCGTCCACAAATGGCTCTGCTCGAGCTCCAGTGAAAACTGATCTTTCAAAGTTATCTCAGCCAGGAAGTTTTAAAATCCTCACCCGAGAGCAAAAATGTGCTACAAACACTGCCAAAGACTGTCCTGACAATCCTATGAgtcctcctccagctcctaTTGCTTCAGTGGAACCACTGAAAAAGCCATGTGTCAGCCAAAAGCTTAAGGTTGCCCCCCATGATATTCCTCTCTCCCCACTGCAAGGTGCTTAtgtggataaaaaattaaatccaagAGATAAGCATAAATTCTTCGAGTCATTGAGGACCAAGTCTTCAAATGGTGCAAACTCAACTGTTGAGTCAGGCTGTCCATTGCTATCTAGTGTAGCTGATGTGAAATGTGTGGGGAATGGAAAGTGTTCCTGTGAAGAATCAAATTCTTCTGATGGATCTCAGAGACACCTGTCTGATAATGAGAACAATTCATCCTTGGAGCACACTGCAGATGGGGTTTCTCATAATCTTCTACTAGAAAGGTCCAACTCATCATGTGAACCTGCCGATAGGGGAGCTGAATTTCGGGTGTTCCTCTCAAACAATACCGAAGGAAGTTCCTCATCAGCAGCTGCAGATTCAGATGATGGGTACAAGAGATCCCATTCTGGCAGTGAGGAGGCCAGTTCCTCGTCAGAGGCTACAGAACTAGGAGATGATGAGCATCCAGCTGAGGATAGTCTTCCTGCTGATTTTGTGGCTTTCATGATATCTCTTGGTTGGGAAAAAGATAAGGTGGTGGAACCTTTGGGACTGGAAGAGATTGCTGTCACT GTGAGGGCTAATGAGGAGCTAGAGCAGAAGCTTTTGTCCATGGAAGACAACGCCAACATCAAGATCGTTCTCCTGTACATCTATTCGGGCAGAGGGCTGGATAATGAACTGCAGAAGCCTAACGCAGGGACTAAAACCAAAGCTTGA
- the LOC102705507 gene encoding uncharacterized protein LOC102705507 has translation MADAPAAASPLLLPRKSSSPPSSSHKPPPQQQKHYARCASHARDELHSFRACLGWLCVDRSTAPRRAASWAVFFLLAVAVPSAVVVSALALRDDAAPAPPRPFDGQVQVSLTLAATIAYLSLTAFLRRRGLRELLYLDRLRHDSEEVRVGYMAELAGSFRVLACLLFPCALAEAAYKAYWYCAAPPFRSPWWSAAACVLELASWAYRTAVFFIVCVLFRTICYLQILRMKGFVREFCRFTDVAAVLERHRVIRKQLHKISHRYRRFILWCLVLVTASQFSALLATTRPHAQINLATAGELALCSISLVAGLLVCLQSAAKITHKTQAITSVAAGWHADATINAFNNDQENPNPDLPAIIGYMAPANAYWMASGEESDYESSASSSSDDESGDSKYIPFQNNNICFQKRQALVTYLENNRGGITVYGFVVDRTWLHALFMIEFSLVMWLLGKTVGIS, from the exons atggcggacgcgcccgccgcggcgtcgccgctTCTGCTGCCACGgaagtcgtcgtcgccgccgtcgtcgagccacaagccgccgccgcagcagcagaagcactACGCGCGGTGCGCGTCGCACGCGCGGGACGAGCTCCACAGCTTCCGCGCCTGCCTCGGCTGGCTCTGCGTCGACCGCTccacggcgccgcgccgcgccgcctcgtgGGCGgtgttcttcctcctcgccgtcgcggtcccgtcggccgtcgtcgtGTCCGCCCTCGCGCTCCGGGACGAcgccgcccccgcgccgccgcggccgttcGACGGGCAGGTGCAGGTGTCGCTCACCCTGGCGGCCACCATCGCGTACCTCTCCCTCACGGCGTtcctccgccggcgcggccTCCGCGAGCTGCTCTACCTCGACCGCCTCCGCCACGACTCCGAGGAGGTCCGCGTGGGGTACATGGCGGAGCTCGCGGGCTCCTTCCGCGTCCTCGCCTGCCTCCTCTTCCCCTGCGCCCTCGCCGAGGCCGCCTACAAGGCCTACTGGTACTGCGCCGCCCCGCCGTTCCGCTCCCCGTGgtggtccgccgccgcctgcgtgCTCGAGCTCGCCTCCTGGGCATACCGCACCGCCGTCTTCTTCATTGTCTGCGTCCTCTTCCGGACCATCTGCTACCTGCAGATCCTGCGGATGAAGGGGTTCGTGCGCGAGTTCTGCAGGTtcaccgacgtcgccgccgtgctcgagCGCCACCGCGTCATCAGGAAGCAGCTCCACAAGATCAGCCACCGCTACCGCCGGTTCATACTCTGGTGCCTCGTCCTCGTCACCGCGAGCCAGTTCTCCGCGCTGCTCGCCACCACAAGGCCACACGCGCAGATcaacctcgccaccgccggcgagctcgcg CTCTGCTCAATCAGCCTCGTCGCCGGTTTGCTGGTCTGCCTCCAGAGCGCGGCCAAGATCACGCACAAGACGCAGGCGATCACGAGCGTCGCGGCGGGGTGGCACGCCGACGCCACCATCAACGCCTTCAACAACGACCAGGAGAACCCCAACCCGGACCTGCCGGCCATCATCGGCTACATGGCGCCGGCGAACGCCTACTGGATGGCCTCCGGCGAGGAGTCCGACTACGagtcctccgcctcctcctccagcgaCGACGAATCCGGCGACTCCAAGTACATTCCTTTCCAGAACAACAACATCTGCTTCCAGAAGAGGCAGGCACTGG TGACGTACCTGGAGAACAACCGGGGCGGCATCACGGTGTACGGCTTCGTCGTCGACAGGACATGGCTGCACGCGCTGTTCATGATCGAGTTCTCCCTTGTCATGTGGCTGCTGGGGAAGACGGTCGGTATTTCCTGA
- the LOC102705227 gene encoding homeobox-leucine zipper protein HOX7-like isoform X2, with translation MSEGEGLELVLGVRASSRDEQDSQATCTQSSEEAMEGSVEDEARTHGEAPLESLSLPLFVFFAEPLTGSENSELCTRGLDVNTRPADGGAAEVRPSSSPPSMLEASTRQQAADQLEAADEESGGGGARKKLRLSKEQSSFLEDSFREHSTLTLKQKSDLANRLNLRPRQVEVWFQNRRARTKLKQMEVDCEQLKRYCERLTQENRRLQREVAELRVLRTTPSTYPPLYGGLHHLPAAAAAAGFLRPCSSCESPKVVSAAAAAAAGYSPHVVVAGGGSGGGTAPGAADNAAVWSPAAGSPAASAALFARRPHFGPFAAVIPPVLRRQPSATS, from the exons ATGAGCGAAGGAGAAGGCTTGGAGCTTGTGCTTGGAGTGAGAGCTTCTAGCAGAGATGAACAGGACAGCCAGGCGACATGCACACAATCATCAGAAGAAGCCATGGAGGGATCAGTGGAAGATGAAGCTCGCACTCATGGCGAGGCTCCTCTTGAGAGCTTGAGCCTCCCTCTGTTTGTATTCTTTGCAGAGCCTCTGACCG GCAGCGAGAATTCAGAGCTGTGCACACGTGGTCTTGATGTGAACACTCGGCCAGCAGATGGAGGCGCAGCGGAAGTGAGGCCTTcttcgtcaccaccttctATGCTGGAGGCATCCACGAGACAGCAGGCAGCTGATCAGCTGGAAGCTGCAGACGAGGAGAGCGGTGGTGGCGGGGCGAGGAAGAAGCTGAGGCTGTCCAAGGAACAGTCCTCGTTTTTAGAGGATAGTTTCAGAGAACACAGCACCCTAACTCTG AAACAAAAGAGTGATCTAGCTAATCGGCTCAACCTTCGGCCACGCCAAGTGGAGGTCTGGTTCCAAAACAGAAGAGCCAG GACGAAGCTGAAGCAGATGGAGGTGGACTGCGAGCAGCTGAAGCGTTACTGCGAGAGGCTGACGCAGGAGAACCGGCGGCTGCagagggaggtggcggagcTGCGTGTTCTCCGCACCACGCCGTCGACGTACCCGCCGCTCTACGGCGGCCTCCATCACCtacctgccgccgccgccgccgccgggttcCTCCGGCCGTGCTCCTCGTGTGAAAGTCCTAAGGTCGtttctgctgctgcagcagcagccgccggtTACTCCCcacacgtcgtcgtcgccggcggcggcagcggcggcggcaccgctCCCGGCGCTGCCGACAACGCCGCCGTGTGGTCTCCGGCTGCTGGCTCTCCGGCGGCATCCGCCGCCTTGTTCGCCAGGCGGCCTCACTTTGGCCCCTTCGCGGCCGTCATTCCGCCGGTGCTGCGCCGCCAGCCATCAGCGACGTCGTGA